From Paenibacillus graminis:
CGCTGACCGATAAGCTGGCTGCGCTGGAGGGTGTGCATGAACTGACCGACATGTCCAAGACCCCGGTTCGGCTGGGGATGGGGATAGTGGCTGGGAATGCTTTTGTGCAGGCCAACCATGACGGAATCGGGCAATTCCTCGCAGCGGTGGAAGAAGCTTCGGCGTATGCACAGGAGCATCCCGGGGAAGTGGCCGACCTGATGTTCAAGGAATTGAAGCAGCCCAAGGAAGCCACGCTGAAAGATCTGCCGGTCAACCCCTGGAAGGTCGGATTCACGCAGGCCGCGTATGACAGCCTCGCCGGACAGAAGAAATATATGGTCGATACAGGCATTATCGAACAGGATTTTGACCTGGACAGCAAGCTGAATCTGGAGCCGCTCAGGAAAGCGCTGCCGGATAAATTGACGTACACGAAATAACGAAAACTTCAGGAGGTGCCCCATGTCTTTACCTGCCAAGCAGAATGCGATTCATATCGAGCAGCTCCGTAAAAGCTACAGCGAGCCTGCAGCCGGGGACGTTCATTACATCATCAAGGATGTGAACCTGGTCATAAAAGGCGGCGAGTTCTTCGTGCTGCTCGGTCCGAGCGGCTGCGGGAAATCGACACTGCTGAATATGATCGCCGGTTTTGTCTCCAAATCGGGCGGCAACCTGAGGGTGGACAACGTGGAGGTGGATAAGCCCGGCCGTGACCGGGCGGTTGTTTTTCAGCAGGCGGATTCTTCCCTGTTCCCTTGGCTTACCGTACGTGAGAATGTGGAATTCGGACTGCGGATGAAAAAGACGCCCAAAGCGGAGCGCAAGACGATCTCGGACCGCTATATTGCACTGGTGGGATTGAATGGTCATGAGAACAAGTTCCCCAAGGAGCTGTCCGGCGGCATGAAGCAGCGGGTGCAGCTGGCCCGGGTGCTGGCGAATGACCCGGCGATTCTGCTGATGGATGAGCCTTTCGGCGCACTGGATGCGATGACCCGGCGGACGATGCAGAAGGAACTGGTCCAGATTTGGCGTGAGACTCATAAGACCGTTATTTTCGTGACCCATGATATTCAGGAGGCACTGCTGCTGGGCGGGCGCATAGGCATCATGTCTGTTGGCCCTTCCTCCAATATTACCGATATTTACGACAATCCGCTGCCTTTCCCGCGGGATGTGGCCTTACCGGAATTTTACGCGCTGTACCACCAAATTCAGAGCCATTTTGAAGAATAGGATCGGGGTGTGACTGTTAATGAAATGGGTGGAGAAAAAATGGGTGTCCGTCCCCCTGCTATGGCTTGCCGCACTCTGCATCTGGCAGTTTGGCGCTCTATTGTATGGCCCTGATGTCATTCCCGGACCGTGGGCTACGCTGAAAGGCGGACGGGAGCTGGTTCAAGATGGCACGTTGATGCAGTATATCGGCATTAGCTTTTACCGTGTGCTTGTCGGCTGGGTGCTGGGCAGTCTGCTGGCTGTTCCGGCGGGGCTGATGATTGGAAAGGTGAACGTCATCCGCATTTTTGCCGAGCCTTTCCTCAATTTTATCCGCTTCATTCCGCCGATTGCCTTCATTACGCTGTTCCTGGTCTGGTTCGGCATCGGGGAGCAGTCGAAGATTGCACTGATTATGTACGCCACCTTCTTTATCGTCGTGCTGAACACCTTGACGGGGGTAATGTCCGTGGAGGAGGATAAAGTCCGCTCCGCCCGCAGCATGGGAGCAAGCGAGTGGCAGATTCTGCTGCATGTGATTGTTCCTGCTACCATTCCTTATATTTTTACGGGGTTCCGGCTGGCGATGGGAACCTCCTATATGGCCATCATCGGCGCGGAAATGATTGCTTCGAACGAAGGTGTAGGCTATCTGATCTGGAATTCACGGCTGTTCTTCCGCACGGACTGGATTTTTGTCGGGCTGTTCTGCCTGGGGTTCATGGGTTTTGCGACAGACCGGCTGTTCGGCTGGTTTGGCCGGAAGGCACTCTATCGCTACGGTGTGGTCAGTGTAGCGGCGCGGAGAAGATGAAGTGGCGGGGGCCTGCTGGCCGCAGCAAAAGTCCTTGACAAATAAAGGTTGTTACAGCTACTATAGTTGTGACAACTTGTTGAGGACGGTGAGGATATGCCTGACGGATTTGATTATACAGAACTGATTGGATTCCGGATTATCAAGGGCGAGGTGCTGATCAAGCGCAGGATGCTGGCTATTTTTATGGAACAGGGCTACGATCTGACCTTCGAGCAATGGATGGTGCTGAATGTGCTGTATGCGGAGCCTGGAATTATTCAGAGCGAGATTGCTGCCAGAACCTTCAAGGACAAGACGAATGTTACGCGTATTCTGGATGTGCTCGCCAAGAAGGGATATGTGGCCCGCGAAGCGCATGGCAGGGACCGCCGGAGCTTTCAGATCTATCTGACAGCAGCGGGACAGGAAATATTCGCTGATCTTATCCCCCATGTGCAGCAGTTAAATGAACAATTTAAGCAAGACATCCCTGATGAAGAATTGGCACAGTTCATTCATACCTTAGAGAAAATTTGCCGGAACGTGCAATAAATTTTTTTGTCCAAATGGTTGTTATAGCTATTATATATATAACTACTAAATCTTAACTACGAAAGGGATGAGCGGTCATGACAGAGCTTACCATGAAGGAAAAATTTGCATTCCGCTTTATTTTTAATGAAAAGAGAGTGTATCAGCGCTGGTATGGCCGGTTTCTAATGTTTGGCACAGATTATGGGAGACTCAGAAGAGTAGTGGCGAGAATTGGAGAATGGCGGAAATGGTGCGAGGTCTGGACAGCGGAGGGTGATGAGGTGTACCGGATAGCAGAAAAGGCACTTGCAGAAGGCAGTCTGGGTAAAGCCAGAGCCTTGTTCCATGAAGCGGTGGCCTGCTACCATGCGGGTCAGCATATCTTTTTTATCGACAGCCGGCAGAAAGAAGCCACACAGGAAAAAGCAAGGAAAAGCTATACCCGGGCGCTCTCTCTGTATAACGAAAAGGAGAAGCCTGTCCGAGTGGATATTCCATACCGCGGCATATCCATCCCGGGCTATTTACGAAAAGCGGACATGGAGGGGAGGCCCCTGATTATTTTCGTGAACGGCATGGATAATATTAAGGAAGCGGAAGGGCATCATTTCGGCTCGGTGTTTAACCGGCAGGGCTTCAATTTCTTTACGTTTGACGGCCCGGGCCAGGGGGAGATGTGGAGCTCGCAGAAATTCGATGCCCGGGATTACCATACGGCGGTATCGGCAGTCATCGACTGGTTTGAACAGCAGCGGCCGAGCGGGATTGACCTCGGAAGAATCGGACTCGTCGGCTTCAGTCTGGGCGGGTATTTGGCGCCTGAGGCTGCAGCCCACGATCCCCGGGTGAAATGTACGGTAGGCAACAGCGGGTTGTGCTATATCGGCGGCATCCGGGGATTGAAGCAGCTTAATCCGATCTGGCAGCGGGGCGTCACCTATATAACAGGCTGTGAAACGCTGGAAGCGGCGCTCCCGCAGTTCAATTATGATATTGAAGACGCTCCGTCCCTGCGCTCGCCGCTGCTCTTTTTCCATGCGGGGCGTGATGAGGTGATGCCTTCACCCAAGAGGCATGCAGATAAAATGATGAACTGGGCCAAAGGGGAAGCAACGCTGAGATATATGGAGGATGCGGAGCACTGCACGATGAATTATCTGGATGAAGTTTTTCCGGAGATGATGGACTGGTTTATAAGGAAGCTGCGCATCTAGCCCTGACAGCTAAGCCCAATATAAAAATACACAGCAACTGCCCGGTATTCGGGCGGTTGTTTTTTTACATAGCAGAAAGAAGATATTGGGGTCCCCGCAAAGTACCTGAATCAGCTTCCACATAAAGGCACCACTTTTTGGGGGCATTTTACAAATGTTACTATTGCACTTAATGCCTGGCGAACAGTGGCCCCCTATACTTCAGTTGGGCAGCGAACCAGCTTGGATCAGAGATGAAGCCCGTAAATCAGAAATAGGAGTGATAGGGAAATCATGAAAAAGAGATTCACACAATTCTTGTCCATGGGTCTGCTGTTGTCCTTGCTCGTCCTGTTGCTTGCCGCTTGTGCCAACTCGGAAGCCAAAGCTGATGAAGGGAACGGCAATGCCCCGGCCAAGGAGCTGAGCTTAAGCGAAATTGAAGCGGAAGCTACCAAAGAAGGTGCTGTGGTCAGTGTAGGCATGCCGGATTCCTGGGCCAACTGGAAGGATACCTGGAATGATATTACGGCTAAATACGAAATTACACATACCGATACTGATATGTCGAGTGCGGAGGAGATTGCCAAGTTCGAAGCGGAAAAGGATAAGCCGACAGCGGATATTGGCGATGTGGGCATTGCCTTCGGTCCGGTTGCAGTAGATAAAGGCGTAACCCAGCCCTATAAAACCTCCTACTGGGACGAAATTCCCGCCTGGGCCAAAGATAAGGACGGCCACTGGGTCGTTGGCTATCAAGGCAGTATCGCGTTCCTGACTAATACCAAGCTGGTCGCAAATCCGCCCAAAAGCTGGGAGGACCTCAAGAACGGCAGCTATAAAATCATCGTCGGTGATGTAACCAAAGCGGCCCAGTCCCAGATGGCTATCCTGGCCGCAGCGATTGCCTTTGGCGGGGATGAGTCGAACATTGAGCCGGGGATTGCTTTTTTTGAGGACCTGGCCAAAAAAGGCCGGCTGTCGAACGCCGAAGCTTCGCTTGCGAACATCGAGAAGGGCGAAGTGGAAGTTACGCTGCTGTGGGATTTCAACGCGCTGAACTATAAGGACCAGATCGACAAGAACGGGTTTGACGTAGCGATTCCGCAGGAAGGCAGTGTCGTAAGCGGCTATGCGACCGTCATCAACAAATGGGCGCCGCATCCCAATACGGCCAAGCTGACGCGTGAGTATATTCTCAGTGACGAAGGGCAGATCAACCTGGCAAAAGGTTACGCCCGTCCGATCCGTGACAGCGTGAAGCTGCCGGAGGATGTGGCCGCGAAACTTCTGCCTCAAGAGGAATACGCCAATGTGAAGCCGGTTGGCGACTACAAAGTGTGGGAAGAAACCGCGAAGAGCCTTCCGCAGCTGTGGCAGGAGCGTGTGCTTGTGCATTTGAACTAACCGTTCCGGAAGCGGGTTTTATACAGAACATGAGGGGGCGCCTTTGCTGTAGCCTAAAGGCGCCCGCTTGCTATTCCATACGAGAGGAGCATGCAGGATGAAAAAGAGACAACGCGGCCTGATCCTGGCCCTGGCTCCATTCGTGCTGATGGTGCTGGCGTTCCAGGTAGTGCCCGTCTTTTCCATGCTGACGGGCAGCTTCCGCCATGCGGACGGAGCGGGCTTCACGCTGGGCAACTATCAGCATGCCCTGAGCAGTGCCTATTATCTGCAGGCGATCAAGAACAGCCTGCTGATATCCGTCTTCTCCAGCCTGATCGGGCTGGCTGTAGGGCTTGTGTGCGCGTACTGCATCACGCGCTTTGCCCCTGCGGTGCGGGACCGGCTGCTGATGCTGTCCAATATGACCTCGAACTTTGCCGGCGTCCCGCTGGCTTTTGCCTA
This genomic window contains:
- a CDS encoding ABC transporter ATP-binding protein, coding for MSLPAKQNAIHIEQLRKSYSEPAAGDVHYIIKDVNLVIKGGEFFVLLGPSGCGKSTLLNMIAGFVSKSGGNLRVDNVEVDKPGRDRAVVFQQADSSLFPWLTVRENVEFGLRMKKTPKAERKTISDRYIALVGLNGHENKFPKELSGGMKQRVQLARVLANDPAILLMDEPFGALDAMTRRTMQKELVQIWRETHKTVIFVTHDIQEALLLGGRIGIMSVGPSSNITDIYDNPLPFPRDVALPEFYALYHQIQSHFEE
- a CDS encoding alpha/beta hydrolase family protein is translated as MTELTMKEKFAFRFIFNEKRVYQRWYGRFLMFGTDYGRLRRVVARIGEWRKWCEVWTAEGDEVYRIAEKALAEGSLGKARALFHEAVACYHAGQHIFFIDSRQKEATQEKARKSYTRALSLYNEKEKPVRVDIPYRGISIPGYLRKADMEGRPLIIFVNGMDNIKEAEGHHFGSVFNRQGFNFFTFDGPGQGEMWSSQKFDARDYHTAVSAVIDWFEQQRPSGIDLGRIGLVGFSLGGYLAPEAAAHDPRVKCTVGNSGLCYIGGIRGLKQLNPIWQRGVTYITGCETLEAALPQFNYDIEDAPSLRSPLLFFHAGRDEVMPSPKRHADKMMNWAKGEATLRYMEDAEHCTMNYLDEVFPEMMDWFIRKLRI
- a CDS encoding ABC transporter substrate-binding protein produces the protein MKKRFTQFLSMGLLLSLLVLLLAACANSEAKADEGNGNAPAKELSLSEIEAEATKEGAVVSVGMPDSWANWKDTWNDITAKYEITHTDTDMSSAEEIAKFEAEKDKPTADIGDVGIAFGPVAVDKGVTQPYKTSYWDEIPAWAKDKDGHWVVGYQGSIAFLTNTKLVANPPKSWEDLKNGSYKIIVGDVTKAAQSQMAILAAAIAFGGDESNIEPGIAFFEDLAKKGRLSNAEASLANIEKGEVEVTLLWDFNALNYKDQIDKNGFDVAIPQEGSVVSGYATVINKWAPHPNTAKLTREYILSDEGQINLAKGYARPIRDSVKLPEDVAAKLLPQEEYANVKPVGDYKVWEETAKSLPQLWQERVLVHLN
- a CDS encoding ABC transporter permease; protein product: MKWVEKKWVSVPLLWLAALCIWQFGALLYGPDVIPGPWATLKGGRELVQDGTLMQYIGISFYRVLVGWVLGSLLAVPAGLMIGKVNVIRIFAEPFLNFIRFIPPIAFITLFLVWFGIGEQSKIALIMYATFFIVVLNTLTGVMSVEEDKVRSARSMGASEWQILLHVIVPATIPYIFTGFRLAMGTSYMAIIGAEMIASNEGVGYLIWNSRLFFRTDWIFVGLFCLGFMGFATDRLFGWFGRKALYRYGVVSVAARRR
- a CDS encoding MarR family winged helix-turn-helix transcriptional regulator codes for the protein MPDGFDYTELIGFRIIKGEVLIKRRMLAIFMEQGYDLTFEQWMVLNVLYAEPGIIQSEIAARTFKDKTNVTRILDVLAKKGYVAREAHGRDRRSFQIYLTAAGQEIFADLIPHVQQLNEQFKQDIPDEELAQFIHTLEKICRNVQ